A genomic stretch from Solanum stenotomum isolate F172 chromosome 8, ASM1918654v1, whole genome shotgun sequence includes:
- the LOC125873335 gene encoding uncharacterized protein LOC125873335: MDADERLIALEKAYTDVVLNTEKEAATRIMVSEQKAQCFQEELQVVKEKGLMTLMKLREMMDSKIIEAELTSLSQQRKIEELEAQLEEAEDIVSDLRVELREVQAELEKVASKEKEEKQLLDVDSTDPRELTKDNTVVLPPESQDDSVTTSNMEVDSMNQKTEGYHSCHTKVNPGNCSVASLDLSLTGKVLELYQNGHTQIIHAAEGNLADREIIQNETFSEHSLKLENMPTNNFLTDDSTVARGDAASEDPSEMAQRLSTGKGEQGIEMGYAESSDNKPQSIEASGVHYAIDEHEELMGKMDLSEEDIENVCNQLFFIKDLCSQLLKSESRVTDVKNRVPSQPLNDRVFKYTYQRKRKRELLSVSDEKASIAKSSQTKKKCETR; encoded by the exons ATGGATGCCGACGAG AGATTAATAGCTTTAGAAAAGGCGTATACGGATGTAGTCTTGAACACAGAGAAAGAAGCAGCGACGAGGATTATGGTGTCGGAACAGAAAGCTCAATGTTTTCAAGAGGAGCTCCAAGTGGTGAAAGAAAAGGGGCTAATGACGCTGATGAAGCTCAGAGAGATGATGGATTCTAAG ATTATTGAAGCAGAGTTGACATCGTTGAGTCAACAGAGGAAGATTGAAGAACTTGAAGCTCAACTTGAGGAAGCAGAAGATATTGTAAGTGATCTCAGGGTTGAGTTGAGAGAAGTTCAAGCTGAACTTGAGAAAGTTGCCAgcaaagagaaagaagaaaagcaaTTGCTGGATGTTGATAGTACTGATCCTAGAGAACTGACAAAGGACAACACAGTTGTATTGCCTCCAGAATCTCAGGATGATTCAGTGACAACTTCTAACATGGAAGTTGACAGTATGAACCAGAAAACTGAGGGCTACCATTCTTGTCATACAAAGGTTAACCCCGGAAACTGTTCTGTTGCTAGTTTGGATTTAAGTTTGACAGGCAAAGTGCTAGAGTTATACCAAAATGGACATACGCAGATAATTCATGCTGCTGAAGGAAACCTGGCAGATAGGGAAATCATTCAAAATGAAACATTTTCTGAACATTCTTTGAAGTTGGAAAACATGCCAACCAATAATTTCTTGACAGATGATTCAACTGTAGCAAGAGGCGATGCTGCAAGTGAAGATCCTTCTGAGATGGCCCAAAGATTGTCCACAGGAAAAGGTGAACAAGGCATAGAGATGGGATATGCAGAAAGTTCTGATAATAAACCGCAGTCTATTGAGGCTTCTGGTGTTCATTATGCAATAGATGAGCATGAGGAGTTGATGGGAAAGATGGATCTTTCAGAAgaagatattgaaaatgtttGCAATCAGTTGTTCTTTATAAAAGATCTTTGCAGTCAACTGTTAAAGTCAGAGTCAAGGGTGACTGATGTAAAAAATCGGGTCCCTAGCCAACCTCTAAATGATAGAGTGTTTAAGTACACATACcaaagaaagaggaaaagagAATTGTTGAGTGTATCTGATGAGAAAGCTTCAATTGCAAAGAGctctcaaacaaaaaaaaagtgtgaaACTAGATAG
- the LOC125873331 gene encoding protein EDS1-like: MVKIGEGIEVREELIKKACNLAMEAHNLSPGIPYIYKKINRSTDVVFAFAGTLSFDGWYSNTSFGETQINTTLFPSLRSVGTEEVAKVNEAFARRFQDILDKSSLKKEVENAMLEGRQVVFAGHSSGGAIAILAALWCLECCRTRPNGDMLVHPYCMTFGSPLVGNKIWSHALRRENWARYFIHFVMKYDIVPRMMLAPLSSIQELLQAISPFINPKSQYNQRDAVARSSNALNFFMTVMRNASSVASYAACNLKGCTNLLLETVSNIVQLSPYRPFGTYIFCTGNRKLVVVENPDAVLQLLFYSSQLSSEAETAVVVARSLNDHLLYTNEMQDSLEMQDVIHLNNLTDIPLSSNVDPSDEVASMNSALNDLGLSTRARLCLRAAGEWEKQKKKNEEKIEQNKRSIRDALSKIQEYQTKCDIRKVGYYDAFKIQNTDDDFNANVKRLELAGIWDEIIEMLKRYELPDSFEGRRDWIELGTQFRRQVEPLDIANYYRHLKNEDTGPYLNRARPKRYRFTQRWLEHFDKVQAGARSESCFWAEVEELRNKLFAQEQDRVLSLETAANGWIQRGLLGDDVFFPESTYTKWWKTLPPQHKQTSWVSRKITP, from the exons ATGGTGAAAATTGGAGAAGGAATTGAAGTCAGAGAAGAGCTAATCAAGAAAGCTTGTAACTTAGCCATGGAAGCTCACAATTTATCACCTGGGATACCTTatatttacaagaaaataaatcgGTCTACTGATGTTGTTTTTGCTTTTGCTGGAACTTTGTCTTTTGATGGTTGGTACAGTAACACTTCTTTTGGAGAGACACAGATTAACACCACTCTGTTTCCATCTTTGAGAAGTGTTGGCACTGAAGAGGTAGCTAAGGTCAATGAAGCATTTGCTAGAAGATTTCAAGACATACTGGACAAATCTTCACTTAAAAAGGAG GTGGAGAATGCAATGTTAGAAGGAAGACAGGTAGTGTTTGCAGGGCACTCGTCCGGTGGAGCTATAGCTATTCTGGCAGCTCTCTGGTGTCTGGAATGTTGCCGCACAAGACCAAATGGTGACATGTTAGTCCATCCATACTGTATGACTTTTGGATCCCCTCTTGTTGGCAACAAGATATGGTCTCATGCCCTCAGGCGCGAAAACTGGGCTCGTTACTTCATACATTTTGTCATGAAGTACGACATTGTCCCCAGGATGATGCTTGCTCCTCTTTCATCAATTCAAGAATTGCTTCAAGCAATCTCTCCCTTCATCAATCCAAAGTCCCAGTATAATCAGCGCGATGCTGTTGCACGATCAAGTAATGCATTGAATTTCTTTATGACTGTAATGAGGAATGCATCCTCTGTTGCAAGCTATGCTGCATGTAATCTGAAGGGATGCACAAACTTGCTGTTGGAAACTGTTTCCAACATTGTTCAACTCAGCCCTTATAGACCCTTTGGAACTTACATCTTCTGCACTGGGAATAGGAAACTGGTTGTCGTTGAGAACCCTGATGCTGTTCTGCAGTTACTGTTCTATTCCTCTCAATTGAGTTCCGAAGCAGAAACTGCAGTAGTTGTTGCTAGAAGCTTAAACGATCACCTGTTGTATACAAACGAAATGCAAGATAGCTTAGAGATGCAAGATGTCATTCATCTCAACAATCTTACTGATATTCCTTTATCTTCAAATGTTGATCCAAGTGATGAAGTTGCAAGTATGAATTCAGCACTGAATGACCTTGGCCTG AGCACAAGAGCAAGGCTGTGTCTTCGTGCAGCAGGAGAGTGGGagaagcagaagaagaagaacgagGAAAAGATTGAACAAAATAAGAGAAGCATCAGGGACGCATTAAGCAAGATACAGGAGTACCAGACCAAGTGTGATATCCGTAAAGTTGGGTATTATGATGCATTCAAGATTCAAAACACTGATGATGACTTCAATGCTAATGTGAAAAGGCTTGAGCTAGCAGGTATATGGGATGAGATCATTGAAATGTTGAAAAGGTATGAGCTCCCAGATAGCTTCGAGGGACGAAGAGACTGGATAGAACTAGGGACACAGTTTCGCAGGCAAGTTGAGCCCTTGGATATTGCAAACTATTACAGGCACTTGAAGAATGAAGATACTGGACCTTACTTGAACAGGGCTAGGCCTAAGCGTTATCGGTTCACACAGAGATGGTTAGAGCATTTTGATAAAGTGCAAGCTGGTGCACGTTCCGAGTCTTGTTTCTGGGCCGAAGTGGAGGAACTAAGAAACAAGCTATTTGCACAAGAGCAAGACAGGGTTCTGAGTTTAGAAACAGCTGCAAATGGCTGGATCCAGAGAGGCCTTCTTGGCGATGATGTTTTCTTCCCTGAATCTACCTATACCAAATGGTGGAAAACACTCCCTCCTCAGCACAAACAGACATCTTGGGTATCAAGGAAAATAACTCCTTAG
- the LOC125873336 gene encoding uncharacterized protein LOC125873336 → MVSDSIVNVSIPVASSNPRDFGKKKRVNRAAKLKQCKLDARREQWLSQGKNKGSKQELNGGGGACEQGMQVTNEKGQLMEKLAIKPRGEAEENGGYTNTYSDFDSPSNSPTSHTSSVLEGNYSGTNFTGGSSSSSSSSSGGFSSSGGCCSVSMSEEDNEGDDDCLDDWEAVADALAATDKEQEQHNSSLDSAPEVHMSFQQEVSDGKVPAMDTSQQNPKGRGTIPGFPVSFQAWRPDDEFRPQSLPNLSKQYTFPMNSGRHYRGGSVWGCKSAAIPTSCPICCEDLDFTDTSFHPCPCGFRLCLFCHKKILEEDGRCPACRKQYKHDTVGGETTKDAGGLMFQVARSCSMISRS, encoded by the exons ATGGTTTCCGATTCAATTGTCAATGTTTCAATCCCTGTTGCTTCCTCTAATCCCAGAGATTTTGGCAAGAAAAAAAGG GTTAATCGGGCGGCTAAGTTGAAGCAGTGCAAGCTTGATGCTCGACGTGAACAGTGGCTCTCACAAG GGAAGAATAAAGGCTCCAAGCAGGAACTTAATGGTGGGGGTGGGGCTTGTGAGCAGGGGATGCAGGTTACTAATGAAAAGGGCCAATTGATGGAGAAGTTAGCTATAAAGCCGAGAGGAGAAGCAGAGGAAAATGGGGGTTACACGAACACCTACAGTGATTTTGATTCACCTTCTAATAGCCCCACCAGCCACACTAGTAGTGTGTTGGAAGGAAATTATTCTGGGACCAATTTCACTGGTGGCAGCAGCAGTAGCAGCAGTAGTAGCAGTGGTGGTTTTAGTAGTAGTGGTGGGTGTTGCTCAGTAAGTATGAGTGAGGAAGATAACGAAGGGGACGATGACTGCTTGGATGATTGGGAAGCTGTTGCTGATGCTTTAGCTGCCACTGATAAGGAGCAGGAGCAGCATAACTCTAGCTTGGATTCAGCTCCAGAGGTGCATATGAGTTTTCAACAAGAAGTTTCTGACGGGAAGGTACCAGCGATGGATACATCACAGCAGAATCCCAAGGGCAGAGGAACTATACCTGGATTTCCTGTCAGTTTTCAGGCATGGAGGCCCGATGATGAATTCCGTCCCCAAAGTCTTCCAAATTTGTCAAAACAGTATACTTTCCCTATGAATTCGGGGCGGCATTACCGGGGAGGCTCTGTCTGGGGCTGTAAAAGTGCAGCAATACCGACATCATGTCCTATATGCTGTGAGGATTTGGATTTTACAGATACAAGTTTTCACCCTTGTCCTTGCGGGTTTAGGCTTTGTCTCTTTTGTCACAAGAAGATTCTTGAGGAGGATGGGCGTTGTCCAGCTTGCAGGAAGCAGTATAAACATGACACGGTTGGGGGAGAGACAACCAAAGATGCAGGCGGCCTGATGTTTCAAGTGGCTCGTTCCTGTAGCATGATCTCAAGGTCGTAG
- the LOC125873333 gene encoding aminoaldehyde dehydrogenase 2-like: MANRNVPIPRRQLYIGGEWREPVKKNRIPIINPATEEIIGDIPAATAEDVDIAVEAARKAIARDDWGSTTGAQRAKYLRAIAAKVLEKKSVLATLESLDSGKTLFESAADMDDVAGCFEYYADLAEALDSRRKTPVNLNSDSFKTYVLREPLGVVGLITPWNYPLLMAIWKVAPALAAGCAAILKPSELASITCLELGEICREIGLPSGALNILTGLGPEAGGPLASHPHVDKISFTGSGPTGSKIMTAAAQLVKPVSLELGGKSPIVVFDDIDNLDIAAEWTLFGIFANTGQVCSATSRLIVQESIASAFLDRLLKWTKNIKISDPLEEDCKLGPVVSAGQYEKVLKFISNAKSEGATILYGGERPQHLKKGYYVQPTIITDVNTSMEIWKEEVFGPVLCVKTFKTEEEAIELANDTKYGLAAAVMSKDVKRCERFTKAFQTGIIWINCSQPTFNQLPWGGKKRSGFGRDLGEWGLESFFNIKQVTEYTSAEPWAFYKSPSRN; the protein is encoded by the exons ATGGCAAATCGTAATGTACCAATCCCACGTCGACAGCTGTACATCGGCGGAGAATGGAGAGAACCGGTCAAGAAGAACCGGATTCCGATAATCAATCCGGCTACTGAAGAAATCATCG GGGATATTCCGGCGGCGACCGCGGAAGATGTGGATATAGCTGTGGAAGCAGCACGGAAAGCGATTGCTCGGGATGACTGGGGTTCTACAACAGGGGCACAACGCGCAAAATATCTCCGTGCTATTGCTGCTAAG gTACTGGAGAAGAAATCCGTACTTGCAACACTTGAATCCCTTGATAGTGGAAAAACATTGTTTGAGTCTGCTGCAGATATG GACGATGTCGCAGGATGTTTTGAGTACTATGCAGACCTCGCTGAAGCTTTGGATTCGAGAAGGAAGACTCCTGTCAATCTTAATTCGGATtcatttaaaacttatgttctTAGAGAACCTCTTGGTGTTGTGGGATTGATAACTCCATG GAATTATCCATTGTTAATGGCCATATGGAAAGTTGCCCCTGCTCTGGCTGCTGGTTGTGCAGCAATACTTAAGCCGTCTGAACTAGCATCAAT TACCTGTTTGGAGTTGGGTGAGATCTGTAGAGAGATTGGTCTTCCTTCTGGTGCCCTTAACATTTTAACAGGATTGGGGCCTGAAGCTGGTGGTCCTTTGGCATCTCATCCTCATGTGGACAAG ATTTCATTTACAGGAAGTGGACCTACAGGATCTAAGATCATGACTGCTGCAGCTCAACTTGTTAAA CCAGTTAGTCTTGAGCTTGGTGGAAAAAGTCCAATAGTTGTGTTTGACGACATCGATAACCTTGATATAG CTGCTGAGTGGACTCTTTTTGGTATCTTTGCGAATACTGGTCAAGTTTGTAGTGCAACATCACGGCTTATAGTACAG GAAAGCATTGCTTCTGCATTTTTGGACAGGCTGCTTAAGTGGaccaaaaacatcaaaatctcCGATCCTTTGGAAGAAGACTGCAAGCTTGGTCCTGTCGTCAGTGCTGGACAA TATGAGAAGGTATTGAAGTTTATCTCAAATGCCAAAAGTGAAGGTGCAACCATTCTTTATGGTGGCGAACGGCCtcag CATTTGAAGAAAGGATATTATGTTCAGCCAACTATTATTACTGATGTTAATACCTCAATGGAAATCTGGAAAGAGGAAGTATTCGGACCTGTTCTTTGTGTCAAAACATTCAAAACTGAAGAGGAAGCCATTGAACTAGCAAATGACACCAA GTATGGTTTGGCTGCTGCTGTTATGTCAAAAGATGTTAAAAGGTGTGAGAGGTTTACAAAG GCATTTCAGACAGGGATCATCTGGATTAACTGTTCACAGCCAACCTTTAATCAGCTTCCATGGGGTGGTAAAAAGCGTAGTGGTTTTGGACGTGATCTAGGGGAATG GGGTCTTGAAAGTTTCTTTAACATTAAGCAGGTGACAGAGTATACTTCTGCTGAACCATGGGCTTTTTACAAGTCACCTTCAAGGAACTAG